The genomic region atatagtgtgacTATATATCACTATGTATATCACTAGTGTGATATTTCCCCTAAAATTGTAGAATAGCCAAACTTTTCCTCTGAGGAAGGATTCTGCTTGGATAAGCCTGTAACCTCAACCTGAGGCCAAAACAGAGGAATTCATGCAACTGCAGATTTtgtaatttgtttccttttcattgGTTTACCACATCAACTTATCCATTTTAGCCacccatttatttgttcattaaagTATCATTTTTGGCCATCTATTCTTGGTGCTGGGTTCTAGGTCCTGGGAGTCAACAGAAAGCAAAACAGACATGATCTCTTTCTTTACAGTTCTTACATTGTACTGAGGAAGATATATgattaaaaaattacataaatcagGTGTGGGGATGATTTATCTTAAggtttaaataacattaaataacATTGTTAAAATTTTGTAACACCAAGAATTAATGCAGTCAtatagaatttagctgtgaacaAGACTGTACATTTCTTTCTTATAACAGAACTTCCTGTTAATGAATATGTCAAAACACTTTCATCACTGACAACAAAATTACAATGTTAAGGCACATCCCGTAATTAATACATAGACTTCATAGATACTATTTTAACATTTACAAAAAGTTTCACtgaattattttccataatttctATACTATTTTTACATTGAtagttttttttagaaaagagaaGATTTGAGTTCTCTTACCTGAAGTTTAGAAGGAATTTTGTAAATGGAAGACGAGGATATAATTAGCAATTCAGGGGCTTAGAAGTGCGTGccttagaaaaaaatactaaaataatttacatCAGATCTCAACTTCAAAAACAGCTTTTCTTTAATTCAAAAGCTGGAAGAAATGACGTTTCTAACTGCATATGGAAAACAATAATAGCAATCAAGACCATGATCATGATATTTCATCCCTTTATTatcaaagagatttttttctaagCTATTCACATACTTGTTTTAAATCTAGTATTGTTCAGTACTGATTATGGTAGACATAGATGAAATTTATTCTACCTATACTTATCACTCGAATTCTATAGTGTGCATTGTTTTCTAACAATAATTCTGTTTGCTTTTTACTAACCATAAAATAGGAATTCATAATGGAATAAAACCCCGAAGATACATCCACATTATTGATTTAGAATTGAATGACTTTACCATCCAACAAGATAGAGGTTCAAACAATGAATTCTAAGCACGCTGTGGTATATTTGTGTGGTTCAAATAACAATAGAAAACAGCAATATCTTTCCTGAGATAAGCTGTTAGttcttaataattataaatagacattgtaaattctacaaatgaaatataaaatacatgaatgaaaTACACATGGCTTCATAATTCTGAGgaatttttgtcatattttgtataatttggCAGTtcatatgaaaaaacaaaaaagagtatgTTATTGTCAATGTTCTTAAGTTTttcatacacacataaacacacacacacatacatacattttttagACTAACTTTAGGTTAAAGATTTATCTAGGTTTATGATTGGAAATTATTCATACACATACATTACAGAAAACAcagtaagaaatataaaatgtttcataCACCACCAGTTCGTTTTCTGTTAGAAGACACACAATGACCCTCTTATGAATCTATGGAGATGAAGATTTCTGTCCTTTCACCCAGTACCTCACTTGccacaaaactgaaagaaaagtcTGCTTTAGCTTCTTGTTTCCCCAAATCAGGATGAACGGGTGGGCTGAAGAACAGCTGAATCCAATAGCTTGGCAGAACATGAAGACAGGTTTGTTTTCCAGATTCTTAAAACTCCAAACTGATATTATTACAGACACAAAGTAAATGGCACATAACAAGAGGAAGGAGATCACAGTTTGCAAAGCTTTTATGTGGACCTTGGTACTGGGATCTTGAGATCCTTTGCCACGGAGTTGCATCTTCTTGAGATGTTTACAGAGAGAACAGATTAACAGCAGAAAAGATATCAGGGTTACAGTAAAGGGTACTAAGTTTGCTAGCATGGTTACAGTCGCATCTGAAAGGTACATTGCACACCTCAATTTGATCTTCCAAGTCATGTTTCCTTCATATTCTTTTGTCCGTACAATCTGATTCATGTTTACCACAAAAAGATGACAAGCCAAAAATAGCAAAGGCCCCAACAGCATCACCAGAATAACACTCTTAACTCTCCTCTTTAAGCGAAGAAAAATAAGGTTGGAGAAATTGGCAATCTTGAGCAAATAAAATATGCTGAGGCTAGTAGCAAGCCAGTTGCTGAAATGGCCGGTTACCGCCCAGACATTATAAGCAGTAGTTCTTAATTCTACACTATAAAAAGCTGGATTCAACACAGTTGAATACCAATTTAATAATAACACCCAGAGCAAACCAACTCTGGAGACCGCCAGAGCGGTGACAATTTGGTCAGCAAAGGAGATCTTTTGTCTCTTTACCCACTCGGTGGAATTTACCAATGCTATGAAGCCATTAGCAAAATTTCCAATAACAAATATAACCACTACTAGAATGGAAAAAATGATGGGCAGAAAAGTTATCATGTCTGAAcagacaaaaagaaatttttaaaatgctggtgTTGTATCCAGAGTTGGTTCCTGcaggtgggttcgtggtctcgctgacttcaagaatggagccaCTGACCTTTGCAGtcatgttacagctcttaaagacgGCATGGACCCAAGGCTGAGCAGTAGCAAGGTTTCAGCTCTTAAAGACGCAGTGGACCCAAAGACTAAGTGGTAGCAAGGTTTATTTTTAAGAGCAAAAGGACAAAGCtcccacagcgtggaaggggacctgagtgggttgTGCTGTGGGCTGGaatggccagcttttattcccttatttgtcccctcccatgttccatttttgtcctatcagagtgcccttttttcaatcctccctgcgATTGGCTACTTTTGGGATCCtgatgattggtgcattttacggagcactgattggtgcattttacaaagcGCTGTTTGGTGccttttacagagcgctgattggtgcattttacaatcctctggCTAgctagagtgctgattggtgcatttttacagactgctgattggtgcattttataaTCCCCATGCTACCtaaagagtgctgattggtgcatcttATAATCCCCATGCTACCtaaagagtgctgattggtgcattttataaTCCCTATGCTACCtaaagagtgctgattggtgccttttacagagcactgattggtgcattttacaatccccttgctagctacagaatagttctccaaatccccacttgacccaggaagtccagctggcttcacctctcaatgtaATATCACTGGTTGTGATTGTTTGAATATCCTGACCTTAAATTCTATATGCACCTAATTTGTAAATCTACTGggtcattctttttacttttaaatgttgTGACCAGTGTCAAGCCAGAAGTCACCATGGCATGTTAATTGATGAGTTCAATGATCTCTTTATGGAAAACATTCTTATTTTCAAACAACTCaaattaactcattcattcactgtTTGTTCTTGTTACAGGCTGGAATTATTCATACAGAAATTGACCGGAAACATGAATCCTCATTTGCTAGTACACAAATAAGAACGTATTCTCTTTCAGAGTTTGCAATTTTTCTTTGTGTAACCTCTCCATCATTTGTCTTTAGCAACTTCAGTTGTTTGGGAAGTTTTATAACCCAATACATAGATCATATAGCAATGTCTAAAGTCTTAAAGGGAGCTTGTTCACAACTAAGATCATCACCAATATGGACTTTTTAAAATGCCAGATTTATATACACAGAATCCTAACTGCTTTTATCAAAAGCATCTAAGATTTTCTTGAGAACCACAGGCAGGCCAGTACTCCATAAGATCTGGTTGCTGCTAATACTTTTGTATAACTTCATTATTCACAAGCTCATAAATACGAACACAaatacatgcatgtgcacaccACTTATGAATGGAACAAATTATTTTCTcgtaatttccaaaataaaaaatgagtttcCAAGAAGTTGTCCAGATGAAATTAGCCCTATTTTCCCGCTCAGAGTTTTCAGCCCATGAATAATGTTTATTTATCAAACATATCTCTAATTCTTAGGCCTTTGGTAAAGTTTCTCTCAAGtctaatgtttaaatatttattattatataaaatatgtagccATTTTATAAGAATTCCTGAGTACCCGACCCTTTGGTATATAATCTTGCAGTATCCTCCTATCACAGGAAGACTGACTACCTTTCCCCTGAACTGGGAGTTCAATCATTTAACTTACTTTGATAAACAGAAAATTACTACACTTTGCATAGAGATTTGAGATGGCTTCTATACTAAGGATTCTTACTCTTTCCATTTACCATGAGAATATCGCCTCGCAAGTACACTGTTTCCAGAAGGAGAATGAGAAACTAATGAAGTCAGATTGCCCCCACCTGATCCAGACTAAATTGGCCAAACTCTATCTCCAAGATGCCAAATTTGGCCCATCTCAAATCACCAGAGCCATCCATCAAACCCAGCTTAGAAAAATGaaatccaggccaggtgtgggggaggctgaggagggcagatcacgaggtcaagagattgagaccatgctggccaacatggtgaaaccccgtctctactaaaaatacaaaaattaggtgggctcggtggaatgtgcctgtagtcccatctactcaggagggtgaggcaggagaatcacttgaaccctggaggtggaggttgcagtgagccaagatagcgccactgcactccagcctgggcaacagagtgagactccatctcaaaaaacagaaaacacatacacacacaaatgaaatCCAAAgacatatgagatatatatgtcTAATATTTTAGAGGGTTTTCTCCTGCAGAAAAACATAACTGATAAAAGAACTCTGCTAAACCAAGAGTGTGGGAAATATGTACAACCTTGTTGTGTCAGGAATTAAGGgccaaaaaaaaatagatggggAACGGCAAAGGTTTGTCCTGTGAGGTGGATAATTAAGGCTAGAAGAAATCCTTTGGAGAGATCTGCGCTTGGCAGATAACATCATCTCAAATTTCCTCATGATGCAACTAAATAAGAAAGTTCCCATTTCAACTATCTTAGAGTTGTATAAGAATGTATATACAACTAATTGATTTTTCCCTTCAGTATATAATGAGATGAGTAATAATAATTTCTATGAGACATTTCTCCTAATTAAaaactttaatattaaaattataatgcaCACTTAGAAatgaaccaaaacaaaaatgggaaaTACCGGAATGTATCATAAACAGTCAAGTAACCCTTATACAGGGCAAGAGATGGAACACCGAAAACAGGCTAAGTCCATCTCCATGCCACCCTCCTGACATGAAAATGgtaatgattttcttctttttgtaataCTTTGGTCAAAGAAGAGAATAAAGCAAGGTGTAGGCATCCTCCTGCAACttggaagaaaatggaaattgaTTTGATGTGAGGAGCTTTTTTTGGATAGTAGCTTGCCTGTTGTGGGGTCATCACCACAAACTCTCCTCACAGGGAAATTCAGTGAGCATCACTGGATCTCAAAATGTAATTTCAATTAATAAGACAAAGTATCTCCACCACAGCtccaccattctattccatgattTAAATTTTAAGCTGTTTTAATTAGCAGAAATCAACacttcttagtttttaacaatcTTTAAAAGATCAAATAGTAAAACAGTACTTAAAAGTTTATCAAAAAATGACggcattctcagcaaactatcacaaatgctttttctcattCTTAGCTATGGTGACTAAATCTGGATTATTTTACTATAGAAGTCAAAGTAGCGTTATAGGTGCACAAACATACTCAAAGATCAGgctaaattattttctatacCTTAAAAAATTTGcctttctatgatttttttctctaatggaGAGCCAAAAAATTTATAGTAACAAAAAATTTTACCCAACACACCGGTGTACACAGGAATAGTATAGTGAAATTCAAATGCTAAcaatttatgaatataaatatttcatttagagacacatttttaataaatttaatttaattatttaatatccaTCGTACTATAATTTATTGTAAATTCCTGAATTTCTGACACTTTCAAATGTGtatcataaataattaaattggaaataagaaaaaaggtgTCTATCAATCATAGATATTCAAATTTTGATGTTTCAAATTCATATTAGCACTAAGAAGGTGGATTAACAATTCTTGCCTATCTCTTCTTTTGTGTGAATTAATTTAAGTAAtgttttgggccaggtgtggtggctcacacctgtaatcccatcatttgggaggctgaggcaagtggattgcctgagcacaggagttcaagacctgcctgggcaacatggcaaaaccatgtctctacaaaaaaacagaaaaaattagcagggcgtggtggtgcacgcctgttgtcctagctactctggaggctaagatgggagaatcacttgagccaaggtgacagaggttgcattgagcgaAGATTGTTCttgtgcaccccagcctggacaacagagacagatcctgtctcaaaataaaaaaagaaaagttttaaatattaactTGGATTTCTTAGTACCATAATCCTCTATTCTTTCTTCAGCAAAAACTCTAATTACAATGATATCTATGAGAATATGCTGCATCACCCTAATTTTATACTTAGAAATGTACTTTATGTTtctgctttaacattttttattgtggagcaaaacatacatatacagaGTAATAACAACTAATAAACAGTAAGACAAAAAATTATAAGGTTAAAATTGATGTTACCATACCTTGGTAAGAAAATAGAATTTGccattgtatatttagaaaacctaatcttctctgcccaaaatctccttcagctgataagcaacttcagcaaagtctcaggacacaaaatccatgtgcaaaaatcacaagcattcctatacaccaataacagacaaacagagagccaaatcatgagtgaactcccattcacaattgcttcaaagagaataaaatacctaggaatccaacttacaagggatgtgaaggaactcttcaagaagaactacaaaccactgctcaatgaaataaaagaggatacaaacaaatggaagaactttccatgctcatggataggaagaatcaatatcatgaaaatgaacatactgcccaaggcaatttatagattcaatgccatgcccatcaagctaccaatgactttcttcacagaattggaaaaaactactttaaagttcatatggaaccaaaaaagagcccatgtagccaagacaatcctaagccaaaagaacaaagctggaggcatcacgctacctgacttcaaactatactagaaggccacagtaaccaaaacagcatggtactggtaccaaaacagagatatagatcaatggaacagaacagacccCTCACAAATACTAtgacacatctacaaccatctgatctttggcaaacctgacaaaaacaagaaatgggaaaaggattccctatttaataaatggtgtggaaaactggctagccatatgtagaaagctgaaactggatcccttccttacaccttatacaaaaattaattctggatggattaaagacttaaatgttggacctaaaaccataaaaaccctagaagtaaacctaggcaataccattcaggacataggcatgggcaaggacttcatgactaaaacaccaaaagcaatggcaacagaagccgaaattgacaaatgggatctaattaaaataaagagcttctgcacagcaaaagaaactactgtcagagtgaacaggcaacctatagaaggagaaaatttttacaatctacccatctaacaaacggctaatatccagaatctacaaagaacttaaacaaatttacaagaaaaaaatcaaacaaccccatcaacaagtgggcaaaggatatgaacagacacttctcaaaagaagacatttatgcagccaaaagacacacgaaaaaatgctcatcatcactggccatcagaggaatgcaaatcaaaaccacaatgagataccatctcacaccagttagaatggtgatcattaaaaagtcaggaaacaacaggtgctacagaggatgtggagaaataggaacaatttacactattggtgagactgtaaactagttcaaacattgtggaagacagtgtggcgattcctcaaggatctagaactagaaataccatttgacccagccatcccattactggatatgtacccaaaggattataaatcatgctgctataaagacacatgcatacatatgtttattgcagcactagtcacaatagcaaagacttggaaccaacccaaatgcccatcaatgaaagactggattaagaaaatgtggcacatatacaccatggaatactatgcagccataaaaaatgatgggttcatgtcccttgtagggacgtggatgaagctggaaaccatcattctgagcaaactatcacaaggacagaaaaccaaactccatgtgttctcactcataggtgggaattgaacaacgagaacacttggatacagagtggggaacatcacacactggggcctgttgtggggtggggggaggaggaagggatagcattaggagatatacctaatgtaaatgaggagttaatgggtgcagcacaccaacaaggTACATGTatccatatataacaaacctgcacgttgtgcacatgtaccctagaacttaaagtaaaataaaaataaataaataaataaaatatttaaaaaatgaacaaaatccaCGTGTTAAGCCATGGGACTATATTAAATGAATTCATACACAAATTTCTAAGCACACAATAAAGCTCAAGAATGTTAGTGGTATTACTGTTACTGTGGCTGTTTATTGTATTTTAACACAAAGAAATTCCTCAAATAAAATTGGTGTTAAGTCATTGTGAGGTGCTtcaatatgtaatattttctttctgcagTTCACTAGATTACTTTTTCTAGTAACCAGTTTCCTGGTTCTAATCATATAATCACACGTGTTTAGATAGGCTTGTACAACCTAACTAGGCTACCCTGTTGctgtaccaccaccaccactccccTATCCAACTTTATTGAGTGCTTTTGATGTGGACACTAGGATGTTCCAGATTCACTTTATTTAGATATTTGATTCAACGGTGACCAACACAGTCAAAGATACTTCACACAGATAAGATCCAaatgaaagagtaaaaaaaaaaggaagaaaatagaatttgCTAGCAATCCAGATACTCCCAATATATGTCTTCTTGTTGATATTTTCCTCCCTCCTGACTTTCCCAATTGTTATGATAATCACTCATGTGTTTCACTGTAGGGTTTTATCACCAATGTAATAAATtacaatgtattaaaaataatgtttttcaaactttacGTCGATGAGAttatagtaaatgtatttttccatCTTGATAATTCCTCTCACATCTGTGAGTATTATTATCTATGTAGCTCAaacttgttcattttctttgttgtatTATTCTGTTGTAAACATGTCAGTCTTGTTTGTTAGTTTTGAtcactgtatagtattccattgtataagtatgccacaatttctttatccatttggaGGACTAAGACATTTGGAGGACTTCTCAACTTTAGCTATTGAAACTCAGtgatatgcatgtgtatgtatatgtattctgATAAGAGTGTAAATACTTGATCTTAGGATATGATCCCTCATCTTAAGGAGATAATGCCATACTCAGCCAAAATGATGGCACAGATTTATAATTCTAGGAGTAGTGTATGAAAATTCCCATTGTGTCATAtcctttccaaaataaataatattgggctaatatatacatttttgtatttatataaaatattaaacaatattttcCAAGTCCTTTTCTATTCTTATTCAGAATGTATTTTTACTTCAATGAATTATATTAATCTTTTTCATTCTATGACTATTTCATATACACTTATTAATAATGccttatatattatacatatttatttatatttcattataaatttgtctaaccttttttcttcaaatttcaaaTACTCTTGTTATAAGTAACTGTAATTATACTGGAGATACTTCCTTTAATCAATCATTGTGTCAAATGACTTTGAAAAAATATAGTTAACAGCATACAGTAACGGAAATTTCAGGATTGTTTAACAACTCTTAAAaggactcaaagaaaaaaagttgaaagataaAAAGAGTCTATAAGTTTAATGTAGGTGTCCatgggaaaatataaatatattattgttgATGAAAAAATGATTGGTAGTAAATTTATCatgtctgaatttttttaaaggcaagccTGATATCACTGGTCAAGATTTCCTTTAAGATCTTTACCTTAACATCTATGTGTACCTGATTCCTGAATTTGCACAAAtgttcttgttcctttttaaattCTGTGACCAGTGTCAAACAGGAAAGCATCTCAATATGCCAATGGATGAAATCAATGCTGTCTTTATAGAAAACATGATAATTTCCAAAACAGCTCAAATTAACTCCTATTCAAACACAATGTCCTTGCTGTAAGATAAAATTTACCATATTGGTGTTGAAGTGAAAAGTGATTTCTCATCTACTAGCATGCCAATGAAGAGTTTTTAAATTGTTCTGCAATTATTTCCTTGTTTAACCTCTCCATAATTTGTGTTCAGCAACTTCAGTTGTTAGAGAAATTTTACAACCCAATACAGAGATGACACACTGGTTGTATAACGGGGTAAAGGGAGCTTGGACATAACTAGGATCATCACcaaagtaaatttaatttttcaacgTGAGTAATATGTAGAGTGAATCCAAACTTTTCCTACCAAAAGGATTCAAGTTTTTCTTGGGAATCTCAGAAAGGCCAATAATTCTTAAAACCTGGTTGATACTAATACTTTTGAATAACTTATTGCTAAGAAGCTCATTAATACAAACACACTCAAACCCATACACACATACTCACTCACTCATGGATAGAAGGAATTGTTGTCCTATAATTTCcaaaatggaaaattaatttCAGGGACGTCATCCAGGTAAAAATAGCCCTATTTTCCCATTTGGGCTTTTCAAcccattttcagtatttttcaaactTATCTCTCATGCTGAGGCCTTTGATTAAGTTTTTCTCTTGAGTTTACTTAattgttaaatattaattttttagttaAAATACTCAGCAATTGTGTAACTATTGTGGGCTACTTAAATAACACATGTTTTGCATTGAAGAGTCTAGACCTTCGTATATgaatatttggttttatttttctctatttaatttatttttgattactTAATGGTTTAAGAGGAATAGATGTTAAAATCAGTCACCAAtcttggattttatttcttttccatttttatagtaTAATTGTTTCTAACAGAAGATTGTGGAGTCAGACTGCCAAGACAAGAAACCAGATTTTCTGCTTCAAATATGGTCTGAGACTTCATTTTGCAACTACTCTCTGCCTTGGTataatcatctgtaaaatgcaaatgATAATAATATTCTCTTTGGGTAGTCTTTATGAGGAGTTAGTATACTATTTGTATAACTGCTTTCAATTTTATCTGTTTAGTACAGGCAGGAACCaagaattattaatttttcatatGATCGTGTGTTACTTGGTACATACGAGATACCAGTGAGACCTtcttttttggggtgggggagcgagaaagacagggtcttactcgtcacccaggctggagtgcagtggcttgatcacagctcactccagcctcaaacatttgtgtcctcccacctcagcttctggagtagctgtgtctacaggcatgcaccacaacacccagctaatttattaattttttttgtagagacagagtctccctgtgttgcccagtctggtcttcaactcctgttctcaagtgatcccctcatcttggcctcccaaagtgcttggatacAGGTGTGAACAACCACACATGGCTGAGAACTTCCATTTTTGGGCAGAATGCACAAGGTTCAGAAAAGCATGATACCTTCTGCTACAACtaagataagagaaataaaaggccaaaattatattttcaatttgtcACAGAGTTGTACAAGCAAGCATGACCAGCTGAACTGAAATCCAGCACAGGAAGAGTCTTTATAGATTGCAGTTATatattcagtgcaatccctatcaaatccCAGCAGATGTTTTATCACAGAAAGTGGAAAACTACTCCAAAAATTTATCTGGAAATGCCAAGTGACAAGATCAcaaaaagaaattgttaaaaaataacaaatttggaggattacactttctgatttcaaagcttaCTTCAAAGCTGCACGAATCAGGATTCTATGGTACTCACATTACAGTAGACAAAAAGAACAATGAAACACAACTGAAAGTCCAGAAATTAACACTAACATTCATGGTCAATTGATTTCAAAAAAGGGACTACTGCAATTTGATAGGAATTAA from Pongo pygmaeus isolate AG05252 chromosome 10, NHGRI_mPonPyg2-v2.0_pri, whole genome shotgun sequence harbors:
- the LOC129010823 gene encoding taste receptor type 2 member 45, translating into MITFLPIIFSILVVVIFVIGNFANGFIALVNSTEWVKRQKISFADQIVTALAVSRVGLLWVLLLNWYSTVLNPAFYSVELRTTAYNVWAVTGHFSNWLATSLSIFYLLKIANFSNLIFLRLKRRVKSVILVMLLGPLLFLACHLFVVNMNQIVRTKEYEGNMTWKIKLRCAMYLSDATVTMLANLVPFTVTLISFLLLICSLCKHLKKMQLRGKGSQDPSTKVHIKALQTVISFLLLCAIYFVSVIISVWSFKNLENKPVFMFCQAIGFSCSSAHPFILIWGNKKLKQTFLSVLWQVRYWVKGQKSSSP